A single genomic interval of Carassius auratus strain Wakin chromosome 30, ASM336829v1, whole genome shotgun sequence harbors:
- the LOC113049602 gene encoding zinc finger HIT domain-containing protein 1-like isoform X2: protein MAEKKIAVRSQDPNQRRVLDSATRQRRLTRQLDALEKDNFQDDPHASLPQLVKRLPQFDESNESGKRRKKTRGDHFKQRFRKNFQTLLEEEDLSVSEGPNYLTACAEPSKFPQRHFCAVCGFPSNYTCVSCGARYCCVRCLGTHHETRCLKWTV, encoded by the exons ATGGCGGAGAAGAAAATAGCCG TCCGTTCGCAGGATCCCAACCAGCGGCGCGTGCTGGACAGCGCGACGCGCCAGCGCCGTTTAACCCGCCAGCTCGATGCTCTCGAGAAAGACAACTTCCAGGACGACCCTCACGCGAGCCTCCCGCAGCTCGTCAAGCGGCTGCCGCAGTTCGACGAGAGCAACGAATCCG GCAAGCGGAGGAAGAAGACAAGGGGTGATCATTTTAAACAGAGGTTCCGCAAAAACTTCCAGACTCTTCTGGAGGAGGAG GACTTGAGTGTTAGTGAGGGTCCAAACTATCTGACTGCATGTGCTGAGCCCTCCAAGTTCCCTCAGCGACATTTCTGTGCGGTGTGCGGCTTCCCATCAAACTACACTTGTGTGTCATGTGGAGCTCGCTACTGCTGTGTCCGATGTTTAGGAACACACCACGAGACCAG GTGTCTAAAGTGGACGGTATGA
- the LOC113049602 gene encoding zinc finger HIT domain-containing protein 1-like isoform X1 codes for MAEKKIAVRSQDPNQRRVLDSATRQRRLTRQLDALEKDNFQDDPHASLPQLVKRLPQFDESNESGNESSKRRKKTRGDHFKQRFRKNFQTLLEEEDLSVSEGPNYLTACAEPSKFPQRHFCAVCGFPSNYTCVSCGARYCCVRCLGTHHETRCLKWTV; via the exons ATGGCGGAGAAGAAAATAGCCG TCCGTTCGCAGGATCCCAACCAGCGGCGCGTGCTGGACAGCGCGACGCGCCAGCGCCGTTTAACCCGCCAGCTCGATGCTCTCGAGAAAGACAACTTCCAGGACGACCCTCACGCGAGCCTCCCGCAGCTCGTCAAGCGGCTGCCGCAGTTCGACGAGAGCAACGAATCCGGTAACGAATCGA GCAAGCGGAGGAAGAAGACAAGGGGTGATCATTTTAAACAGAGGTTCCGCAAAAACTTCCAGACTCTTCTGGAGGAGGAG GACTTGAGTGTTAGTGAGGGTCCAAACTATCTGACTGCATGTGCTGAGCCCTCCAAGTTCCCTCAGCGACATTTCTGTGCGGTGTGCGGCTTCCCATCAAACTACACTTGTGTGTCATGTGGAGCTCGCTACTGCTGTGTCCGATGTTTAGGAACACACCACGAGACCAG GTGTCTAAAGTGGACGGTATGA